A single region of the Gephyromycinifex aptenodytis genome encodes:
- the rplK gene encoding 50S ribosomal protein L11, whose protein sequence is MPPKKKKVSGYIKLQIQAGAATPAPPVGPALGQHGVNIMEFVKAYNAATESQRGNVIPVEITVYEDRSFTFITKTPPAAELIKKAAGVPKGSGEPHKTKVASLTQDQVREIAEQKMQDLNAHDVEQAMKIISGTARSMGVDIK, encoded by the coding sequence ATGCCTCCCAAGAAGAAGAAGGTCTCCGGATACATCAAGCTCCAGATCCAGGCAGGCGCGGCCACTCCGGCTCCGCCCGTGGGTCCGGCACTTGGTCAGCACGGCGTCAACATCATGGAGTTCGTCAAGGCGTACAACGCCGCGACGGAGTCCCAGCGTGGAAACGTCATCCCGGTCGAGATCACGGTTTACGAAGACCGCTCGTTCACCTTCATCACCAAGACCCCGCCGGCCGCCGAGCTCATCAAGAAGGCTGCCGGTGTGCCCAAGGGTTCGGGCGAACCGCACAAGACCAAGGTCGCGTCCTTGACGCAGGACCAGGTCCGCGAGATCGCTGAGCAGAAGATGCAGGACCTCAACGCGCACGACGTCGAGCAGGCGATGAAGATCATCTCCGGCACCGCGCGCTCCATGGGCGTCGACATCAAGTGA